A window of the Budorcas taxicolor isolate Tak-1 chromosome 10, Takin1.1, whole genome shotgun sequence genome harbors these coding sequences:
- the LOC128054799 gene encoding putative uncharacterized protein FRMD6-AS1: MAPSCPSLTAPGPPRAQAGGLLGPEPGLRVASSSRNPTTAGRAPHSHPTEAPFRRRRERAQSPAPPTRDSRGRWDRLRSPPAAGLPGPARAQQAAPRNSGLKSWPRRPGTATGRDGQASPARPPGSQARAPIPGSQPTVPAGLPPRRRGCPRLCTFLVARLGCPEAPFSLPGVGELRLAKKRPSFQSGARRPELREREEERRGEGDTAWTGARDFQKPSRGPVPPPPLPPGRQGAE, from the coding sequence ATGGCCCCCAGCTGTCCATCCCTGACAGCTCCTGGCCCTCCTCGGGCACAAGCTGGGGGTCTCCTCGGCCCGGAGCCGGGCCTGCGCGTCGCCAGCTCCTCCAGGAACCCAACTACTGCAGGCCGCgccccccactcccatcccaccgAGGCCCCCTTCCGGCGTCGCCGAGAGAGAGCTCAGTCTCCGGCTCCCCCGACCAGGGACTCACGGGGACGGTGGGACAGACTCAGGTCCCCTCCCGCAGCCGGGCTGCCCGGGCCGGCGCGCGCACAACAGGCGGCACCCAGGAATTCGGGACTCAAGAGCTGGCCCCGCCGCCCGGGCACAGCAACGGGGCGTGACGGGCAGGCGTCCCCAGCCCGACCACCCGGGAGCCAAGCGCGAGCACCGATCCCGGGGTCGCAGCCCACAGTCCCGGCCGGCCTCCCCCCTCGCCGCAGAGGCTGCCCAAGGCTCTGCACCTTCCTCGTTGCCCGGCTCGGCTGCCCCGAGGCCCCGTTCTCCCTTCCCGGCGTGGGCGAGCTCCGACTCGCCAAGAAGCGACCTTCCTTCCAGTCCGGTGCCCGACGCCCAGAGCTGAGAGAGCGAGAAGAAGAAAGACGCGGAGAAGGCGACACCGCCTGGACTGGGGCTCGCGACTTCCAGAAGCCCTCCCGAGGTCCcgtcccgccgccgccgctgccgcccgGCCGGCAGGGGGCAGAATGA